A genome region from Arthrobacter sp. SLBN-100 includes the following:
- a CDS encoding alpha-1,4-glucan--maltose-1-phosphate maltosyltransferase, which yields MTTNSGTSAALDNKPKGRITDGLRFGRFPITAVQPVVDGGKFPAKALPGEGIVVGATAFREGHDQLGVSAVLLDPEGTERQRVRLAPPRGERGMGTDRWEGILTPSDVGNWSFVIEAWHDRYGTWHHNAEVKVAAGIDVELMLAEGAALLGEASDDGSRSEADRATLHWVAERLADRSLSPEERLAAGFSQGVADIVGREPIRELVTVSEQFPLLVERDLAGRGAWYEFFPRSEGAVRDHETGTWTSGNFRTAAKRLDAVAAMGFDVLYMPPIHPIGIQHRKGPNNTLIAGPNDPGSPWAIGAKEGGHDAIHPDLGTFEDFDAFVARANELGLEVALDLALQAAPDHPWVQSNPEWFTTRVDGSIAYAENPPKKYQDIYPLNFDNDPEGLSNEILRIVLLWVSHGVKIFRVDNPHTKPVWFWEWLIEQVNKEVPGVVFLAEAFTRPAMMHALGRAGFQQSYTYFTWRNTKKEITEYFTEVSHESSAFFRPNFFVNTPDILTEYLQFGGPTAFKIRAVLASTASPLWGVYAGYELYEHVARPGAEEYIDNEKFEYKARDWDAAARSGRTLAPYITRLNELRHSHPALQDLQNLTVHYSTDDSTVVYSKHKTLPDGSKDTIIVVVNIDPHVTKECSVSLDLAALELDPDDLTANGGFHVDDLISGESWEWGEFNYVRLDPHIEPAHILGVRRAHQ from the coding sequence GTGACGACTAACTCAGGAACCAGTGCCGCATTAGACAATAAGCCGAAGGGCCGCATCACTGACGGCCTGCGGTTTGGACGTTTTCCCATCACTGCTGTGCAGCCGGTGGTGGATGGAGGAAAATTCCCCGCCAAGGCCCTGCCCGGTGAGGGAATAGTCGTTGGGGCCACGGCCTTCCGGGAAGGGCATGACCAGCTTGGGGTCAGTGCCGTGCTCCTGGATCCGGAAGGCACCGAGCGCCAGCGCGTGAGGCTCGCACCACCGCGTGGGGAACGCGGCATGGGAACGGACCGCTGGGAAGGCATCCTCACGCCGTCGGATGTTGGCAACTGGTCCTTCGTCATCGAAGCCTGGCACGACCGCTACGGCACCTGGCACCACAACGCCGAGGTGAAGGTGGCCGCCGGAATCGACGTGGAGTTGATGCTCGCCGAGGGTGCCGCGCTCTTGGGTGAAGCGTCCGACGACGGCTCCCGCAGCGAGGCGGACAGGGCAACATTGCACTGGGTCGCCGAGAGGCTGGCGGACCGGTCGCTCAGCCCGGAGGAGCGCCTCGCGGCCGGGTTCAGCCAAGGGGTGGCGGACATCGTGGGACGCGAGCCCATCCGAGAACTGGTGACCGTCTCCGAGCAGTTCCCGCTGCTGGTGGAGCGCGACCTCGCCGGGCGGGGCGCATGGTACGAGTTCTTCCCCCGCTCCGAAGGCGCCGTCCGCGACCACGAAACGGGGACGTGGACCTCCGGCAACTTCCGCACCGCGGCGAAGCGGCTCGACGCTGTGGCAGCCATGGGCTTCGACGTCCTGTACATGCCGCCCATCCACCCCATCGGGATCCAGCACCGCAAAGGTCCCAACAACACCCTGATCGCCGGGCCCAACGATCCCGGCTCGCCGTGGGCCATCGGAGCAAAGGAAGGCGGCCACGACGCCATCCATCCGGACCTTGGCACGTTCGAGGACTTTGACGCTTTTGTGGCGCGGGCCAACGAGCTCGGCCTGGAAGTGGCCCTGGACCTGGCGCTGCAGGCCGCACCCGATCACCCCTGGGTCCAGTCCAACCCGGAATGGTTCACCACCCGCGTGGACGGCAGCATTGCGTATGCCGAAAACCCGCCCAAGAAGTACCAGGACATTTATCCGCTGAATTTCGATAATGACCCGGAAGGCCTCTCAAACGAAATTCTCCGCATTGTCCTGCTGTGGGTCAGCCACGGCGTCAAGATATTCCGCGTGGATAACCCGCATACCAAACCGGTGTGGTTCTGGGAATGGCTCATCGAACAGGTAAATAAAGAGGTTCCGGGCGTCGTCTTCCTCGCTGAAGCCTTCACCCGCCCCGCCATGATGCACGCGCTGGGCCGCGCCGGCTTCCAGCAGTCCTACACCTACTTCACCTGGCGCAACACCAAGAAGGAGATTACGGAGTACTTCACCGAAGTCAGCCACGAGTCGTCAGCCTTCTTCCGGCCCAACTTCTTTGTAAACACGCCGGACATCCTGACCGAATACCTCCAGTTCGGCGGCCCGACGGCCTTCAAGATCAGGGCTGTGCTGGCATCCACGGCAAGCCCGCTGTGGGGCGTGTACGCCGGCTACGAGCTGTACGAGCACGTCGCCCGGCCGGGAGCCGAGGAGTACATCGACAACGAAAAGTTCGAGTACAAAGCCCGTGACTGGGATGCCGCGGCCCGCTCCGGGCGGACCCTGGCCCCGTACATCACCAGGCTGAACGAACTGCGGCACTCGCACCCTGCGCTGCAGGACCTGCAGAACCTGACAGTGCATTACAGCACTGACGATTCCACCGTTGTGTACTCCAAGCACAAGACGCTTCCCGACGGATCCAAGGACACCATCATTGTGGTGGTGAACATCGATCCCCACGTCACCAAGGAGTGCAGCGTCTCGCTGGACCTCGCGGCCCTGGAACTGGATCCGGATGACCTCACCGCGAACGGCGGCTTCCATGTGGACGACCTCATTTCCGGGGAAAGCTGGGAATGGGGCGAGTTCAACTACGTCCGCCTCGACCCGCATATTGAGCCCGCGCACATCCTGGGTGTGAGGAGAGCGCATCAGTGA
- the treS gene encoding maltose alpha-D-glucosyltransferase has product MSFNPQSSGRHFTPKSTFELNAPGLQHDPLWYRKAVFYEVLVRAFADANGDGSGDFSGLIDRLDYLQWLGVDCLWLPPFFQSPLRDGGYDISDYNSVLDEFGTITDFKRLVAEAHARGVRVIIDLPLNHTSDQHPWFQESRKDPDGPFGDFYVWSDTDEKYQDARIIFVDTEESNWTFDPIRRQFFWHRFFSHQPDLNFENPRVIEALFDVVRFWLDQGIDGFRADAIPYLFEEEGTNCENLPATHEFLRRLRTMVDESYPGRVIIAEANQPPNEVVEYFGTEEEPECHMAFHFPIMPRLYYALRDQKAAPIIETMMDTPDIPEGAQWGTFLRNHDELTLEMVTADERAAMLGWYAPDPRMRANIGIRRRLAPLLDNSRAEIELINALLLSLPGSPFLYYGDEIGMGDNIWLEDRDAVRTPMQWNPDRNAGFSHADPGKLYLPPIQSLVYNYAMANVEAEAAHSGSLLRWTRQILSVRKNHPAFGLGAFKHVEADHDAVLAYLRELPDGNFAGVDGETVLCAFNLSQHPVAARLRIPDYAGRGLRDVFGGQPFPGINEDGTLTLTLGSHDFFWLRVRSAASNPSSPHTQAMPILSIEN; this is encoded by the coding sequence GTGAGTTTTAATCCGCAAAGCTCGGGCCGGCATTTCACGCCGAAGAGCACCTTCGAACTGAATGCGCCGGGCCTGCAGCACGATCCTCTGTGGTACCGGAAGGCCGTTTTCTACGAGGTCCTCGTCAGAGCTTTTGCGGATGCCAACGGTGACGGTTCGGGAGATTTCTCGGGCCTCATCGACAGGCTTGACTACCTGCAGTGGCTGGGCGTGGACTGCCTCTGGCTGCCCCCGTTCTTCCAGTCCCCGCTGCGCGACGGCGGCTACGACATCTCCGACTACAACTCCGTGCTGGACGAGTTTGGCACCATCACCGACTTCAAGCGGCTGGTGGCCGAAGCCCACGCCAGGGGTGTGCGGGTCATCATCGACCTGCCCCTGAACCACACCTCGGACCAGCACCCCTGGTTCCAGGAATCGCGGAAGGACCCGGATGGCCCGTTCGGGGACTTCTACGTCTGGAGCGACACCGACGAGAAGTACCAGGACGCCCGGATCATCTTCGTGGACACCGAGGAATCCAACTGGACCTTCGACCCCATCCGTCGGCAGTTTTTCTGGCACCGCTTTTTCAGCCACCAGCCGGACCTGAATTTCGAGAACCCCAGGGTCATCGAGGCCTTGTTCGACGTGGTGCGGTTCTGGCTGGACCAGGGCATCGACGGGTTCCGCGCGGACGCCATCCCGTACCTCTTTGAGGAGGAGGGCACGAACTGCGAGAACCTTCCCGCCACCCACGAATTCCTCCGCAGACTCCGCACAATGGTGGACGAGAGCTACCCCGGGCGCGTCATCATTGCCGAAGCCAACCAGCCGCCCAATGAGGTGGTGGAGTACTTCGGTACGGAAGAGGAACCCGAGTGCCACATGGCCTTCCACTTCCCGATCATGCCGCGCCTGTATTACGCGCTCCGGGACCAGAAGGCCGCGCCCATCATCGAGACGATGATGGACACCCCTGATATTCCAGAGGGCGCCCAGTGGGGGACCTTCCTGCGGAACCATGACGAGCTGACCCTTGAGATGGTCACCGCGGACGAGCGGGCCGCCATGCTCGGCTGGTATGCGCCGGACCCGCGGATGCGCGCCAACATCGGCATCCGGCGCCGGCTGGCACCCCTGCTGGACAACTCCCGGGCCGAGATCGAACTGATCAACGCCCTGCTCCTCTCACTGCCGGGCAGCCCGTTCCTGTACTACGGGGACGAAATCGGCATGGGGGACAACATCTGGCTTGAGGACCGGGACGCCGTCCGCACCCCCATGCAGTGGAACCCGGACCGCAACGCCGGCTTCTCCCACGCGGATCCCGGCAAGCTTTACCTGCCTCCCATCCAGTCCCTGGTGTACAACTACGCCATGGCGAACGTGGAGGCAGAGGCGGCACACTCAGGTTCGCTGCTGCGGTGGACCCGGCAGATCCTGAGCGTTCGCAAGAACCATCCCGCGTTCGGCCTCGGTGCCTTCAAGCACGTCGAGGCCGACCACGACGCCGTGCTGGCCTACCTTCGGGAGCTGCCGGACGGCAACTTCGCGGGGGTGGACGGGGAAACAGTCCTGTGTGCCTTCAACCTTTCGCAGCATCCAGTGGCCGCCAGGCTGCGCATTCCCGATTATGCCGGGCGCGGCCTTCGGGATGTGTTCGGCGGCCAGCCATTTCCTGGCATCAACGAGGACGGGACGCTGACGCTGACCTTGGGCAGCCACGATTTCTTCTGGCTGCGGGTCCGCTCGGCCGCGTCCAATCCTTCGTCCCCCCATACGCAGGCAATGCCGATCCTCTCGATTGAGAACTGA
- a CDS encoding 1,4-alpha-glucan branching enzyme, which produces MNQPILTPALTALLQEWLPRQRWFPVKTPGFEVAQAGSLGLADPSGHAALAVFLLKVTTKGADGGRRTEVVQVPLSFRPAPAAGMERALIGEAAGTDPSRPWVYDAVHDPDFVGAWLELMRGGEKAPSGTAAGFRTPGDHNLPTARGLVKVLSGEQSNSSVIVDDGESATIVKFFRVLSEGTNPEVEVGAALTAAGTAEVPATLGWVRGEWLAQGIPSPDGTATGSRHAEGELAVAHEFLAGGLDAWRLAVDAARSGTDFTAEAHALGAATATVHRRLAEALGQSQEAEPGKVIAPGVAQRVRQAWAEAASAVGPYDAALDNLLDGLDGVPAGPLQRIHGDLHLGQILQVPGQAGEAPRWAILDFEGEPLRPIAERNVPDVPLRDVVGMLRSFDYAAGAARREQEGAQVPGSWVDDCADAFLAGYAEVTPGTVDKDSPLFVALWLDKALYEVVYEMRNRPDWLAIPVNAARRLLSGKDAGDQAGAASEGNEMTGSARTDHPGVPLHVDAGILGRIANGEHHAPHSVLGAHLDDYGHVTIRTVKHLAESVTVITAAGEVPMEHEAHGVWVAVMEPLQQGHVPDYRLAVTYPGAEPVTVDEPYRYLPTVGEVDLHLIGEGRHEKLWQVLGAHVQHYKSSLGDVDGVSFAVWAPNAQAVRVKGDFNAWDGRENSLRSLGSSGVWEIFIPGVTAGACYKFEIRTRAGYWVEKADPLAFGTEVPPLTASRVVEPSYAFKDDEWMEARAKRDPHNSPMSVYEVHLGSWRLGLGYRELAKELVDYVTWLGFTHVEFMPVAEHPFGGSWGYQVTSYFAPTSRFGHPDEFRYLVDALHQAGIGVLLDWVPAHFPKDAWALAQFDGEALYEHSDPALGEHPDWGTLIFDFGRTEVRNFLVANALYWLDEFHIDGLRVDAVASMLYLDYSREEGQWRPNRFGGRENLEAISFLQEVNATVYKTHPGAVMIAEESTAFPGVTAPTAHGGLGFGLKWNMGWMHDSLKYASEDPVNRKWHHGTVTFSLVYAFTENFLLPISHDEVVHGKGSMLRKMPGDRWQQLANLRAFLAYQWAHPGKQLIFMGTEFGQEAEWSEQHGLDWWLADIPAHKGIQLLTKDLNELYASTPALYTRDNEPGGFQWINGGDADRNVLSFLRWDKEGNPLVCAINFSGAPHAAYTLGVPEAGPWIEVLNTDATSYGGSGVLNSGELKATEEGQDGQPATLSVTLPPLGAAYFKLGTSTAG; this is translated from the coding sequence ATGAACCAGCCCATCCTTACCCCCGCCCTGACCGCGCTGCTTCAGGAATGGCTTCCGAGGCAACGCTGGTTCCCCGTCAAGACGCCCGGCTTCGAGGTGGCCCAGGCCGGCAGCCTGGGGCTGGCGGACCCTTCCGGCCACGCGGCGCTGGCGGTGTTCCTGCTGAAGGTCACCACCAAGGGGGCCGACGGCGGACGGCGCACGGAAGTGGTGCAGGTCCCCTTGAGTTTCCGGCCGGCACCGGCGGCGGGCATGGAACGGGCGCTGATCGGCGAGGCCGCGGGAACCGACCCTTCGAGGCCCTGGGTCTACGATGCAGTGCACGATCCGGACTTTGTGGGGGCCTGGCTTGAACTGATGCGCGGCGGGGAGAAGGCGCCCAGCGGCACGGCCGCCGGGTTCCGTACCCCGGGAGACCACAACCTGCCCACCGCACGCGGCCTGGTCAAAGTTCTTTCGGGGGAGCAATCCAACAGTTCGGTGATCGTGGACGACGGCGAATCGGCCACGATTGTGAAGTTCTTCCGTGTCCTGTCAGAAGGGACCAACCCTGAAGTTGAAGTGGGGGCCGCCCTCACCGCTGCGGGTACCGCTGAAGTCCCGGCCACCCTCGGCTGGGTCCGCGGTGAGTGGCTGGCACAGGGCATACCCTCCCCGGATGGCACGGCTACGGGTTCCCGGCACGCGGAGGGGGAGCTGGCCGTAGCACATGAGTTCCTGGCCGGCGGGCTTGATGCGTGGCGCCTTGCTGTTGATGCGGCGCGGTCCGGAACGGACTTTACGGCGGAGGCGCACGCTCTCGGCGCCGCCACCGCAACAGTGCACCGCCGGCTGGCCGAAGCACTTGGCCAATCCCAGGAGGCCGAGCCCGGCAAGGTGATCGCGCCGGGAGTAGCCCAGCGGGTCCGGCAGGCCTGGGCGGAAGCGGCTTCCGCCGTCGGGCCTTACGATGCAGCCTTGGACAACTTGCTGGACGGGCTCGATGGCGTCCCTGCCGGTCCGCTGCAGCGGATCCACGGCGACCTCCACCTGGGTCAGATCCTCCAGGTTCCGGGGCAGGCCGGGGAAGCGCCCCGGTGGGCAATCCTCGACTTCGAAGGCGAACCGCTGCGGCCCATCGCCGAACGGAATGTTCCCGACGTTCCCCTCCGCGACGTGGTGGGGATGCTCCGCTCCTTCGACTACGCGGCAGGGGCGGCGCGGCGCGAGCAGGAAGGCGCACAGGTGCCCGGCTCCTGGGTTGATGACTGCGCCGACGCGTTCCTTGCAGGCTACGCGGAGGTCACGCCCGGCACCGTGGACAAGGACTCGCCCCTCTTTGTGGCATTGTGGCTGGACAAGGCACTGTACGAAGTAGTTTATGAAATGCGTAACAGGCCCGACTGGCTGGCGATCCCCGTGAACGCCGCCAGGCGGCTCCTCAGCGGTAAAGACGCCGGCGACCAAGCCGGGGCAGCATCGGAAGGTAACGAAATGACAGGCTCAGCACGAACCGACCATCCGGGGGTGCCGCTGCATGTGGATGCAGGCATCCTGGGCAGGATCGCGAACGGCGAACATCACGCCCCCCACTCCGTCCTTGGCGCGCACCTCGACGACTACGGGCACGTCACTATCCGTACCGTGAAGCATCTGGCAGAGTCCGTCACCGTGATCACCGCCGCGGGTGAGGTTCCCATGGAACATGAAGCCCACGGTGTATGGGTGGCCGTGATGGAGCCTCTGCAGCAGGGCCACGTTCCGGACTACCGCCTTGCCGTCACGTACCCGGGCGCCGAACCCGTCACCGTGGACGAACCGTACCGTTACCTGCCTACCGTGGGTGAAGTGGACCTGCACCTGATCGGTGAGGGCCGGCACGAGAAGCTCTGGCAGGTGCTGGGCGCGCACGTTCAGCACTACAAGTCCTCCCTCGGCGACGTGGACGGTGTGTCCTTTGCCGTCTGGGCACCCAACGCCCAGGCCGTGCGGGTCAAGGGCGATTTCAACGCCTGGGACGGGCGCGAGAATTCGCTCCGCTCCCTGGGCTCCTCCGGGGTCTGGGAAATCTTCATTCCCGGCGTAACAGCGGGGGCGTGCTACAAATTCGAAATCCGGACCCGGGCTGGCTACTGGGTGGAAAAAGCTGACCCGCTCGCCTTCGGAACCGAGGTCCCGCCGCTCACCGCCTCGCGGGTTGTGGAGCCCTCGTACGCCTTCAAGGACGACGAGTGGATGGAGGCCCGGGCCAAGCGGGATCCGCACAACTCGCCCATGAGCGTCTACGAAGTGCACCTCGGTTCCTGGCGGCTGGGGCTGGGCTACCGGGAACTGGCCAAGGAACTGGTGGACTACGTCACGTGGCTGGGGTTCACCCACGTGGAGTTCATGCCGGTGGCCGAGCACCCCTTCGGCGGCTCTTGGGGCTACCAGGTCACCTCCTACTTCGCGCCCACCTCCCGTTTCGGCCACCCGGACGAATTCCGGTACCTGGTGGACGCACTCCATCAGGCAGGGATCGGTGTCCTGCTGGACTGGGTGCCCGCGCACTTCCCGAAGGACGCCTGGGCCCTGGCCCAGTTCGACGGCGAGGCCCTCTATGAGCACTCCGACCCGGCGTTGGGTGAACACCCGGACTGGGGCACGCTGATCTTCGACTTCGGTCGAACCGAGGTCCGCAACTTCCTCGTGGCCAACGCGCTGTACTGGCTGGATGAGTTCCACATCGACGGCCTGCGCGTGGACGCGGTAGCTTCCATGCTCTACCTGGACTACTCCCGGGAGGAGGGGCAGTGGAGGCCTAACCGCTTCGGCGGCCGGGAGAACCTCGAAGCCATCTCCTTCCTGCAGGAAGTGAACGCTACGGTATACAAGACGCACCCCGGAGCCGTGATGATCGCGGAGGAATCCACGGCTTTCCCGGGTGTTACTGCTCCCACCGCCCACGGCGGCCTGGGGTTCGGCCTGAAGTGGAACATGGGCTGGATGCACGACTCCCTCAAGTACGCCTCAGAGGACCCGGTCAACCGCAAGTGGCACCACGGCACCGTCACGTTCTCCCTGGTCTACGCCTTCACGGAGAACTTCCTGCTGCCTATCAGCCACGATGAGGTAGTCCACGGCAAGGGCTCCATGCTCCGGAAGATGCCCGGTGACCGTTGGCAGCAGCTGGCCAACCTGCGTGCCTTCCTGGCGTACCAGTGGGCCCACCCCGGCAAGCAGCTCATTTTCATGGGCACCGAATTCGGGCAGGAAGCGGAATGGTCGGAACAGCACGGTCTCGACTGGTGGCTTGCGGACATTCCGGCCCACAAGGGAATCCAGCTGCTGACCAAGGACCTCAACGAGCTCTACGCCTCCACCCCGGCGCTCTACACCCGCGATAACGAACCGGGCGGCTTCCAGTGGATCAACGGGGGAGATGCGGACCGCAACGTCCTGTCGTTCCTCCGTTGGGACAAGGAGGGCAACCCCCTGGTGTGCGCCATCAACTTCTCGGGCGCACCGCATGCTGCCTACACGCTCGGAGTGCCGGAGGCAGGACCTTGGATTGAGGTCCTCAACACCGACGCCACCTCGTACGGCGGATCCGGTGTGCTCAACAGCGGTGAACTGAAGGCGACCGAGGAGGGGCAGGACGGACAGCCGGCCACGTTGAGCGTCACCTTGCCGCCGCTTGGTGCTGCCTACTTCAAGCTGGGAACATCAACCGCCGGCTGA
- a CDS encoding FAD-binding oxidoreductase gives MGSVAVEELETILAAGQVDREETTLRRYAVDQAPVLDYQLPLAVVFPESVEDVQAVVRTCAAGKVTIVPRGAGTGVSGGAHATKDCIIVSLERMDRILALSPDDETAVVEPGVINAVLNEAAAAHGLMYAPDPASFRSSTIGGNVATNAGGLRCAKYGVTRDSVLALDVVLADGSLLHTGHQTFKGVAGYDLTGLFVGSEGTLGIVVGVTVRLKYLPREVHTIAAFYPDFREAAAGVLAVGRARVQPAIMELLDGGTLAQLDDIHGSDLTARGSSLLLIQTDGFGAAAEARMVRDVLAAGGATVTTEANAEAERLVELRRHSRGVEVDDEYRVGEDVAVPRSRLVDYVAALEAMAVKHNVHLKVVAHAGDGNLHPTFWIDRKGNAVDGEALERLHHVLDESITAALAMGGTITGEHGVGQYKLRWLGQEQPEPLRDLQRRIKELFDPAGILNPGKAI, from the coding sequence GTGGGAAGCGTGGCAGTTGAGGAGCTGGAGACTATCCTGGCGGCTGGCCAGGTGGATCGGGAAGAGACAACGCTTCGCCGGTATGCAGTGGACCAGGCACCCGTCCTCGATTACCAACTCCCCTTGGCGGTGGTTTTCCCGGAGTCGGTGGAAGACGTTCAGGCAGTGGTGCGCACTTGCGCCGCCGGCAAGGTGACGATTGTGCCACGCGGAGCGGGAACGGGAGTGTCCGGCGGGGCCCACGCCACCAAAGACTGCATCATCGTGTCCCTCGAGCGGATGGACCGGATTCTGGCACTGAGCCCGGATGATGAAACAGCAGTGGTGGAGCCGGGTGTCATCAACGCCGTGCTCAATGAGGCTGCAGCGGCACATGGACTGATGTATGCGCCGGACCCCGCCAGCTTCCGCAGCTCCACCATCGGCGGAAACGTAGCAACGAACGCTGGCGGGCTGCGGTGTGCCAAGTACGGCGTCACCCGGGACTCGGTCCTTGCGCTGGACGTTGTCCTGGCGGACGGCTCGCTCCTGCACACCGGCCACCAGACGTTCAAGGGCGTGGCCGGTTACGACCTGACCGGGCTTTTTGTTGGATCGGAAGGAACCCTGGGCATCGTGGTGGGGGTGACGGTGCGCCTCAAATACCTCCCGCGGGAAGTGCACACCATCGCCGCCTTCTACCCGGACTTCCGCGAGGCCGCGGCCGGCGTGCTGGCCGTGGGCAGGGCACGGGTCCAGCCCGCCATCATGGAACTGCTCGACGGCGGAACGCTGGCCCAGCTGGACGACATCCACGGCTCGGACCTCACTGCCCGCGGCAGCTCCCTGCTGCTGATCCAGACCGACGGCTTCGGCGCCGCCGCCGAGGCCCGGATGGTCCGGGATGTCCTGGCGGCCGGCGGAGCCACCGTCACCACTGAGGCCAACGCCGAAGCGGAACGGCTCGTCGAGCTAAGGCGCCACAGCCGGGGCGTGGAAGTGGACGACGAGTACCGGGTGGGGGAGGATGTCGCCGTTCCCCGCTCGCGCCTGGTGGACTACGTAGCCGCCCTGGAGGCCATGGCCGTGAAGCACAACGTGCACCTCAAAGTGGTGGCGCATGCGGGCGACGGCAACCTGCACCCCACCTTCTGGATCGACCGCAAAGGCAACGCGGTGGACGGCGAGGCGCTGGAGCGGCTCCATCACGTGCTTGATGAGTCCATTACGGCCGCCCTGGCCATGGGTGGCACCATCACGGGGGAACACGGCGTGGGGCAGTACAAACTGCGGTGGCTGGGCCAGGAACAGCCGGAGCCGCTGCGGGATCTCCAGCGCCGGATCAAGGAACTGTTCGATCCGGCAGGCATCCTGAACCCCGGAAAGGCGATCTAG
- a CDS encoding DUF4032 domain-containing protein: protein MTEEYSAQWHDEPTDYAQVGKLPRFVAASADDGKLASVASSLNITAAAADPELLDLPWHIALEDWPAENLAALPRGISRHIVRFAHLGGSVIAIKETSEHVARHEYHMLRKLARLDVPCVEPVAVITGRTTLDGKPLNPVLVTRHLKFSMPYRALFSQMLRKDTLTRLIDAQALLLVRLHLIGFYWGDVSLSNTLFRRDAGAFAAYLVDAETGELYPDLSTGQREYDLEIARVNIAGELMDLLDGGLIEEKVDPVATSELIMESYRRLWTELTEKESFELGERWRVGARIRRLNELGFDVEEYAIKTTQNGATIQLQPKVVDAGHHMRRLLRLTGLDAQENQARRLLNDMDSFRADNNPDMDEEYSAHLWVSQVFEPIVRSIPRDLSGKLEPAEVVHEVLEHRWYMSEKQERHIPLAEAVQSYIDSILRHRRDEAAIMLDPPTGLLKILEVETEESRYGADESIDEYPDLDD from the coding sequence ATGACCGAGGAATACAGCGCCCAGTGGCACGATGAACCCACCGACTATGCGCAGGTGGGCAAACTGCCGCGGTTTGTGGCCGCAAGCGCCGACGACGGCAAGCTCGCTTCGGTCGCGAGCTCCCTGAACATCACGGCAGCAGCGGCCGACCCCGAGCTGCTTGACCTGCCCTGGCACATCGCTCTGGAGGACTGGCCGGCAGAGAACCTGGCCGCCCTCCCCCGCGGCATCTCCCGGCACATCGTGCGCTTCGCCCACCTGGGCGGGTCAGTGATCGCCATCAAGGAAACCTCAGAGCACGTCGCCCGGCATGAATACCACATGCTCCGCAAACTGGCCCGGCTGGACGTTCCGTGCGTGGAGCCGGTTGCGGTCATCACCGGCCGCACCACCTTGGACGGAAAGCCGCTAAACCCCGTGCTGGTCACCCGGCACTTGAAGTTCTCCATGCCGTACCGGGCCCTTTTCTCCCAGATGCTCCGCAAGGACACGCTCACCAGGCTCATCGACGCGCAGGCGCTGCTGCTGGTGCGGCTGCACCTGATCGGCTTCTACTGGGGCGACGTATCCTTGTCCAACACCCTGTTCCGCCGTGACGCCGGCGCCTTTGCCGCCTATCTCGTGGACGCCGAAACCGGCGAGCTGTATCCGGACCTTTCCACCGGCCAGCGCGAGTACGACCTGGAAATTGCACGCGTGAACATCGCCGGCGAGCTGATGGACCTGCTGGACGGCGGGCTGATCGAGGAAAAGGTGGATCCCGTGGCCACCAGCGAACTCATCATGGAGAGCTACCGGCGCCTCTGGACAGAATTGACGGAGAAGGAGTCCTTCGAACTCGGCGAACGCTGGCGGGTGGGGGCCCGTATCCGGCGGCTCAACGAACTCGGCTTCGACGTCGAGGAGTATGCCATCAAGACCACCCAGAACGGGGCCACCATCCAGCTCCAGCCCAAGGTGGTGGACGCCGGGCACCACATGCGGCGCCTGCTGCGGCTGACCGGCCTGGACGCCCAGGAGAACCAGGCGCGCCGCCTGCTCAACGATATGGACTCCTTCCGGGCGGACAACAACCCGGACATGGACGAGGAATACAGTGCCCACCTGTGGGTCAGCCAAGTCTTCGAACCTATTGTCAGGTCCATTCCGCGCGACCTGTCCGGCAAGCTGGAGCCCGCGGAAGTGGTGCACGAGGTCCTGGAGCACCGCTGGTACATGTCCGAGAAGCAGGAGCGGCACATCCCCCTCGCCGAAGCCGTGCAGTCCTATATCGACTCCATCCTGCGGCACCGCCGGGATGAGGCGGCCATCATGCTGGACCCGCCCACCGGGCTGCTGAAGATCCTCGAGGTGGAGACGGAAGAGTCCCGGTACGGCGCCGACGAGTCCATCGATGAATACCCGGACCTGGACGACTAA